Proteins encoded in a region of the Diabrotica virgifera virgifera chromosome 4, PGI_DIABVI_V3a genome:
- the LOC126883596 gene encoding uncharacterized protein LOC126883596: MESSRLIKWRNEYIEKILQYRSECREIYYLDETWFDSHETIDKAWTNGLSKCQIDVPHSKGKRICILHCGGQHGWVNDALLLSSKSIKDSSLDYHQDIEGTLFESWFENTLLPNLKANSVIVMDNASYHSRCIKKIPTKQSRKDEIQEFLIAEDLYFEDHYTKDQLIQVLHTKVVTKEHIVDKLATNNGHTVLRLPPYYCVLNPIELLWAQLKNHIRRNNTSPKDAQSVVELIKTEFKNISAQNWQNAIEHVKKIEKDYMKNVPALKKIIINLDESDEENDNDDELE, encoded by the coding sequence ATGGAAAGTAGCCGCCTAATAAAATGGAGGAAtgaatatatcgaaaaaattttacaataCCGCAGTGAGTGTCGAGAAATTTATTATCTGGACGAGACTTGGTTTGATTCCCACGAAACGATAGATAAAGCCTGGACAAACGGTTTAAGCAAATGCCAAATAGATGTACCCCATTCTAAAGGCAAGCGAATTTGCATATTACATTGCGGAGGACAACATGGATGGGTGAACGATGCGTTATTGTTGAGTTCCAAAAGTATTAAAGACAGTTCTCTAGACTACCACCAAGACATCGAAGGGACGCTTTTTGAATCGTGGTTTGAGAATACCTTACTCCCAAATTTAAAAGCAAATAGCGTGATTGTTATGGACAATGCATCATATCACTCCAGATGCattaaaaaaattccaaccaaacAGAGTAGAAAGGATGAAATTCAAGAATTTTTAATAGCCGAAGACCTATATTTTGAGGATCATTACACCAAAGATCAACTAATTCAGGTTCTTCATACAAAAGTCGTAACTAAAGAACATATTGTAGATAAATTAGCCACTAACAATGGACATACGGTTTTAAGATTACCTCCATATTACTGTGTGTTGAATCCCATAGAATTGCTATGGGCTCAGTTAAAAAACCATATCCGGAGGAACAACACATCTCCAAAAGATGCCCAAAGTGTTGTCGAACTAATAAAAACGGAGTTCAAAAATATCAGTGCTCAAAACTGGCAAAATGCTATAGAACATGTAAAGAAGATTGAAAAGGATTACATGAAAAATGTCCCAGCCTTgaagaaaattattattaatttggatGAGAGTGATGAAGAGAACGATAATGACGATGAGTTGGAATAA